A genomic segment from Terriglobales bacterium encodes:
- a CDS encoding DUF6788 family protein, whose product MARPRSAPDPDLQRRGRLVRSLGALRDMLPGSFVERQRRCGQPNCRCADGQSLHTQFQLSVLIQGQPQAFHVPARLAAVVRQHVELRQRFEAAAAAICQINLRRCLQQRRQG is encoded by the coding sequence CTCCAGCGTCGTGGGCGACTCGTTCGTAGCCTGGGGGCGCTGCGGGACATGCTCCCGGGCTCCTTCGTCGAGCGCCAGCGGAGGTGCGGTCAGCCCAACTGCCGCTGCGCCGATGGGCAGAGCCTCCACACCCAGTTCCAGCTCTCGGTGCTCATCCAGGGGCAGCCCCAAGCCTTCCACGTCCCCGCCCGGCTGGCCGCCGTGGTGCGCCAGCACGTGGAATTGCGCCAACGCTTTGAGGCGGCCGCGGCCGCGATCTGCCAGATCAATCTGCGGCGGTGCCTGCAGCAGAGACGGCAGGGCTGA